CCTTATCATATTTTCTTAAGTCAGGCTTAAACTTCCAAGTCCAAAAAAATCAATCATGTATTGTAAGAGGGATCTTGAGAAATTCTAAAACACCACCTTCGCCAACCTTACTGATTAAAGCTTCATATTCACCTTTTATTTCAGATGTATAAAAAAGTAAATTATCGGACGAAGTACCTTGGTAATTCCAGTATAAAGTGGATCTGAAATCAGGGAAATTCGGATCTTCAAGATTGTCGTTGAAATGTGGGGAAGGTAATTTTCTTGGCTTTTGTATTTCAGTGTAATTGAAATACAAGGCGTGTTCTGGTAGCTCAAATCCACCAAAGTCATTTTCAAACGAAGAGAAGCTGATGACACCTGAAAATTTATCATCATTCAATATAAATTCTCTGGTCAATACCTCCAATCTTTGGATATTCTTTGGGTCAAACTCGGCCAAATCATCTACATCAAAAACAGGCATCGCATCAATTATGATAAGTGGATTTTCTTCAAAAACAGAATTTAAAGGATTATTCAAAACTTTAAACAGGGTTTTTTTATCCTGCCTTCTGACCCAAACTTCCGGGACATATTCCTTTAACGTTGTTGAAATATTGTCAAACCTGTTATAATCATTCAAATAATAGGTTCTATCCGCTAAAAAACCTGCAACTACCGGATTGAACTCAGAGGAGGTTACTTCATAAAAATAGGAGTTAACTTGGGACGAGGTAATGAGATCTTGAAGAAAAGGTTTATCTTTTTCCTCAATCACCAAATCCGGAAACACAAAATCATCTTGGAATTCAAATTCGAGAAAAGGGGATTTGGGAGTCAAATTGAGTTGTTTCTCGATATTTGAAGACTGAATGATGAAGAAGTCATAGTCTTTCAAGGCCCCCAGCTCAAAAAACAAATCTCCTTTTTCATTTGGCTTTGCTGAAATTAATATTGATTGACCGCCATGCGCTGATAAAAAGAAAGTTTCTGTAGTATCAATCTCAGGATTTAGGTTTTTTGCCCAGATAATATGCCCAAAAGGTTCAGGAATAATATTCTCCGGATCTAATGGTTTTTTATAGATCCTTCTATCCGAATAGCCTTGAAAAGATTCTGGCAAATAAGGGTTTTTCAACGAAACTGAAATTGAAAATGGGTTTGAGATTTCAGATTCAGGTAAGGGTATGATAACCTCAGCATTTGGATTTATTTGTTTCCTGTCCGACAATTCTGCAAATACTGGCTTTTTGAACCCATTGTCATCGTTTATATTCCGTGAGTTTTGTTTTTTTGGAGGTTTGTTTGGATTGATCACGGTGATAAACTGGTTGAAAACACCCGAATTTTCGCCAAATGGACTGATTCTCGTATAAAATCTGAAAAGGTAATGATCCGAATTAAGCTGGGTAGGTATTTCCAGATAACCTTCTGAACTGCCGGCTTCAAGGTTTAAGATGGTTTGGGCTACTGCTTGGCCATTTTTATCTACCAATTCTGCATAGGCAATTTTAGAATAGATTTTTTTATCTACTCCAGTGGCAAGAACTGAAAACCAAACACTTTCACCGGCTACAACAATATTTTTGGATATATGTGCAGAAACGATTTCGTTGACAGGGGTTTGTGCAGAAACAATCCCGGAATAGTTTGCAATTATTAATGCGAAAAGAATCAGAACAATTTTCCTTATATCCTTCATAATCAATCCTCCCAAAAATCAGGTCTAACTGTTGTTCCTCTTAGGGTGCAGTCTGCACATCTTGTCTCTGCGGCCTGGAAACCTAAAATAATCAAGTCATTGTTGACTTGAACAACAGGTAGTCTATTTGGACTTGAAAATTCAAGTTCATAATCACTTGGAGGGATTGTGTCTCTAAAAATCTCGCATCTGGCATAATCCTCTATAAATACAGGCCAAGGTCTAAGTTCATCAACATTGATATAGTGGCGTTTTTCACTTGATTTACCCATACTGACAAATCCAATAGCTGCAGGATCTTTTGGATCGACAGGACTGATGTTCCCCTTGATCAAGGAAGGTAATGGGCTGAAAATGCCTCCGATATCTTCCGTGTTCTTTCTCATAATTTCCCAAAAATCAAAAGCCTCCTTACTCAATACCCTCTGCCTAACATTGATACTATAGCGCTGCATTAATTTTTCCGAAAGATTTGGAATAAAAACCAACTCCCTCTCATTGACCAAATAATCCGAAAATCTTGATGAATTTTCCAAAACAATCCGATTTACTTTATTTTCATTCCAGCATAAATGTATGTTTTGATCAGGCCTTCTCAAATCAATTTGTTTGGTTTGCGGATTAAAGATAAATGATGATGGAAATGCGGCCCTGAATATCCAGGTTTCTTCATAGTCCCAAATAAAGTACACGGCATTTTCATTCCCCCGTGCACTCACGAATAATTGAACACCATCTTCATTACGGTTAAATCCGATTTCGGTAATCTCCGGGCTTTCCAGAGGAAAAATGGGATCTGATATATAAGCTTCATTACCTCTGAGAGTTATCTGAAGGCGATAGCTTATAGCAGTATTGAATGACCCTGTCAACGAATAGGTACCCGGTTCTTTTTCGAAAAAACTCCAAGATTCTCCTGTTTCAGAAAGCAATGTGATATATGCCCCGGTTTCTACCCTTATTGGATCTTGGGAATTGATCGGATTAGTCCTGCTTAACCGAATAATGGACTCATTGGATGCAGTTTCGATGTATCCCTCTATCACCAACAGGTTACTATCCTGAAATGAAACTTCAGGTTCAAAAGGGTCCCTGCAACTAGAAAGTGCAGTGAAAAAAAGAAAGAGGACTATTATTTGGGAATATCTTCTTTTCATCAAATCCTGAAATTATAAGTGATAAATGGTATTGGATTGGCAAATATGGAAAGTTGGTAGCCTTGAAGGATGCCGTTGACAGGTGTATAATAGACGGAATAAGGATTACGTCTTCCCAATAGATTGTAAACACCCACAGACCATGATGAATGGGCCAGTTTACGGATTTTGTGGTTTCCTTCTATATTGAATGAAAGATCTACTCTGAAATAATCCGGAATCCGATAAGCATTTCTATCTGAGAAATATACCCTTTCTGACCCCCCGTAATCGAATTTGGCGACAGGTAATGTAATCGGCCTACCCGTACTGTAATTTGCGTTTAATGAAGCACTGAACCTTTTACTCAATTCGTAATTTCCTACGAGTCCTGCATTATGGGGCTGATCAAAATTATTGGGATACCAATTTCCGTCATTTATTTTTTCGGCAGTTTCATCCTCAGCTGTACGGAGTAATGACCTGGAGTAGGTGTAGCTTATCCATCCATTCAGCTTGCCCGTATTTTTTTTGAGCAAAATTTCTGCACCATATGCCCTTCCCTCAGTTCGGAGTACTTGTTGTTCAATGGCATTATTCAATATTAAAGTGGCTCCCGATCTGAAATCCACTAGATTTTGCATACTCCTGTGGTAAGTTTCCACAGAAAACTCGTATTTATCTATTCTTAGATTCCTGTAATAACCCACAGAAATCTGATTCCCCCATTGTGGAAGAATATTTGGGTCACTGAGCTTCCAGGTATCTGTTGGCGCTATCGCGGCATTATTGGTCATCAAATGGATAAACTGTCTGCTTGTATTGTATCCCGCTTTGATGGAAGAAATATTATTCAGGATATACCGCCCGGATATCCTGAATTCAGGTCCATGATTGGTACTGATGGTTTCACCTCTGCCAAAGGTTTTTTCACCGATAAGAGTTGAAGAGGAAATGGGCTGTCCCGGTTCATATAGCCTTTGCGTGTTGGGCCCGAGAAACTGATAAAACACGTATCTGGCACCATAATTCAATGAAATCCTATCGTTTATATCAAAATCATCTCCGATATGTATTGAGGTTTCGAGTGCACGTTCAGTGTTTACGGTTTCGCCAATAACTACGGATTCGGATCCGACAGGAGAAAGGTAGCCAGGGTTTAATTCATATCTGATACTGTGTACACCAAAATTCAATTTGTGCCTATCATCATATTCATAAACAAAATTGGCTTTTACAAAATCCTGTCTGAGATCAAATCCAAGGTCAAAGGAATTTGGAGGATTTTCTCTTCCTTCTATACTGTATTTATATTCATCCCTTCCAAGGACCAATTCCATTTCCATTTTTTCATTGAAATAATGTAGCCAGGAAAGATTGACATTTTGGTTCTGATATTGGAATAGGGTATCCCTGTCAAAACTAAAGTCATCACTGCTCAGGTAAGAATTGAGTCGGATAGTATTTTTTGGGTTGATTTTATGGGCTATATTGAAATTGAAATCATAAAAGGAAGCCCTTCCGTTTTGAAAATCGGTATTCTCTTCCAATACATTCAGGAGCCAATCAGAGTAAGTTGCCCTACCGCCTACAATGAAAGTAGTGTTTTCTCCAATTGGTCCTTCCACTGTCAGTCTTCCGGTAAGTAATCCAATCCCTCCGGAAACTTTTATTTTTTCCTCATTCCCATATTTTGCATTGACGTCCAAAACAGAAGAAAGTCTACCTCCATATTTAGTCGGAATTCCGGCTTTGTATAAATCTACAGATTCCACTACGTCGGGATTAAACGCGGAAAAAATACCAAAAAGATGAGAAGGATTGTATATGGTGGAATGGTTGAACAAAATGAGGTTTTGGTCGGCAGCACCGCCGCGCACATTAAATCCCACACTTGCTTCGCCGACCGTCTGCACGCCCGGCAAAGTCAATATACTTCGAATGATATCCACTTCGCCCAAAACCGCAGGCAGCCTTTTCATGGTTTCAATATTCAGCTTTTGGACACCCATTTCAGGTCGGGAGATATTTGCCATTTTTTCGGAATTAACCACCACTTCCGATAGGCTGATCACATTTTCTTCAATAGAGATATCAAGAATTCCATCCCCCTGAAGACTGATTTGCCTCTGTTCCACAAATCCGCCAAGATTTTGGATGAAAAGAGAGTGACGTCCAACTGGCAGTCGAATTTGAAATTCTCCATTTTCATTGGTGATGGCACGGGTAAAATTCACCTTCTCAAATACAACAGCACCAAAAACAGGATTTCCGGTTTCCAAGCCAGTCACCTTTCCTTTTAGGAATGCTTCTTTATTTGATGAAGATGTACCGATTACATATAATTTATTTCTGGAATATGTCCTTTCTACATCTGCCAGTCTTTGAGCACTATCCAAGTCATTTTCTGAAAGTATTGGTTTGAAAAAACTTTCAGGTAATGTCAAATTCAACGGTTTTTCTTTGGTAATGAAAACTCTTTTGTTCTCATCAATTACAAATTTGAATTCAGTATTATCGAATATTCCTCCAAGCACTTGTTCAAGCGTATTTTCCTTGGCACTGATGTTGACCTGAAGATCTGCAGTTTCATTTTGTGAAAAGTAAAACCGAAAGGAGGTAGAGGACTCAATTTGTTGAACAAATCGCGTAAATGGTATTCCTGCAAATAGGCCATTGATTTTCTCAGCATCATTTGATTTGGATACCTGACCTTTTGCAAAAGGAAGAAACAACCCAAATACAATTATCAGGAGTAAAAATTTTCTTTTCATTTTCCCTGATTATTATAAAATTCGGTAACAATGGATAAATAAGCTCTGGGACTGCGCTTAAAATAAATATCCCTTTTTTTAAGTTCTTTTTGGATTGTTTTTTTCTCCATCTCAAGAAATTCAAAAACGCTGCTTTTCTTTTTGACCAATAAAAATTTGTTTTCTTTTTTTAACAGATAATCGGATTCTTCAATGAAAATCCGACTATATTTTCCTGTCTCCTTTTTTGCATTCACGGTTTTGTAATGTTTGCAAAAAAGTTGAGCATTCCCTTCAGTGACCAATTCATAGAATCCGTTGTTGTGGTTATTGTAATCGAAGTTTTCCTCGATTTTGATAAATTTTTTTTCCTGTGGTTCAAGAATTGAGAAAGAGTTTATCTTTTCGGCTTGGATGATTGTTTTTTGACGGTGTATAGGATGAAAGGTTATTACCAGGTCTTTATGTATATCATATAAAATCGGGACTTGCTCATAGAATAATCCATTAATGGTGATATTGCCAATTTCAAATTTCTTATCCTGCAAATAGGGGTGACCCTCAATATTATTGGGAGGATCCACATAATATCCGCCACTTACCACTTCTTGGTGAAAGGGGATGTTTTCGGTGTACTGGGCTTGGATTACAGACTGCATTTGAGCAGATGCAGATCCTACAAACAGTAAAATTGCAAATAGAAAAAACACTGAGGTTTTCATATGTAATTTAAATTTTTATCAAATTCAAAAATCAAAGAAACAAATAATTTAGGTGATTGTATTATTAGTTCTGTTATTTATATAAATGGTCGAGAAGACTTATGTTCTTGCATTGAATTCAAGGATTATTGGCTGAATAATAAATACTAAAAGTTAGCGACAAATCACTGCAATCCATCAAACATTGATCTAAGTATGTCCCTTTCTTAGGACTGTTTTAAAGAATGGTTTTTGTGAAAAGCATGGTGAACAACCCATAATGTTTAACTTGTTTAAAATTGTTTTTAAAAATTTGATAATATTGTCCAGTATAACAGAAACAAACAATGGCCTCGAGAAGAAACGTGATAAAAACAATAGGGATAAGTGCGGGAGCCTTTTTGGCTCCGGAAATACTGCATGCTTCATCTGATGTTAAAGAAACACAATTCAGCTTTTGTCTCAACACGAGTACAATTATGGGACAAAAACCTGGATTGAAAGGATATTTAGATATTGCCGCCAAGGCCGGATACGATGGTGTGGAGTTATGGATCCGTGATATTCAGGAATACCTTTCTTCAGGAAATTCCTTGTCTGAACTGAAAAAGTATATTTCGGATTCGGGACTGCGTTTTGAGAACGCCATTGGATTTGCGCCTTGGATGGTTGATGATGATGAAAAAAGAAAGGCCGGTTTTCAACAGATGGAGAAAGAAATGGAGCTTTTGGCTGAGTTGGGCTGTACAAGAATTGCAGCTCCGGCAGCCGGGGTGAATGCACCTTTGGATTTATTCAAGGCAGGTGAACGCTACAAATCTTTGTTGGATTTGGGTAGGAAAACTGGAGTAATGCCACAATTGGAATTTTGGGGAGCTTTCCCCTATTTTCATCATTTAGGACAGGTATTGATGGTGGCGGCAGTAGCCGATGATCCTGATGCCAGAATTCTTCCTGATGTTTACCATCTTTTCCGTGGAGGTTCCGGGTATGATGGGTTAAAAATGTTGAATGGGAATCTGATAGAGATTTTTCACATGAATGATTTTGTGGATACTATCCCAAGAGAGAAACAGGAGGACAAGGACAGGGTATATCCGGGAGATGGAGCAGCACCCATGAAACAAATCCTACATGATATCAGAAATTCGGGAGGGAAAAAGGTGTTATCACTCGAGTTATTTAATCAGGACTATTGGAAGCAAGATGCCCTTCAAGTAGCCAGGACGGGTTTGTCCAAAATGAAAAAGTTGGTGGGGGAGATTTGATGGCGAACTATTTTATTTTAAGCCTTATTTCTTGAAAGTAATAATAAATTTGGTTCCTACGTTGACCTGACTTTCAACCCTAATGGCGCCACCAAGACTTTTTATATGGTTGTAAATTAGATATAAACCTATTCCTTTACTGTCTAAGTGATGATGGAATTTTTGATTGATCCCGAATATTTTATCTTTCACTTTATCTATATCAAACCCTAGACCATTGTCTTCAAAAATCAGTTTCTTTTTCCCATTACTTAATAGGGTTGTTATTGAAATTTCGGGTGCAATTCCGGGTTTTGAATATTTAATGGAATTGGTAATCAGATTCAAAAAAATACTTCCCAAATAATCACTGTTAAATTCAATTTCTTTAAGCGCCTCAAAATTTGTTTTGATTTTTGTACCGGAGTTTTTGATCAAGGATGGGATTGATTTCAAAACAGTATTCAATGAATCCCCGAAGTTGATTTTTTCAATATCCTGGTTTTTTTTGTCCTCTCCATAAAGAATATCGACATAATTGTTCAGTGTTTCATTCAGATTGTCACTCGATGATTTGAGCATTCCAAGTAATTCCAAGGTTTCAGCGTCTTCTATTTTTGAAGAATCCAGAAGTTTAAAAATGGAAAGGAAATTATTTACAG
This window of the Aquiflexum balticum DSM 16537 genome carries:
- a CDS encoding DUF4249 domain-containing protein, whose amino-acid sequence is MKRRYSQIIVLFLFFTALSSCRDPFEPEVSFQDSNLLVIEGYIETASNESIIRLSRTNPINSQDPIRVETGAYITLLSETGESWSFFEKEPGTYSLTGSFNTAISYRLQITLRGNEAYISDPIFPLESPEITEIGFNRNEDGVQLFVSARGNENAVYFIWDYEETWIFRAAFPSSFIFNPQTKQIDLRRPDQNIHLCWNENKVNRIVLENSSRFSDYLVNERELVFIPNLSEKLMQRYSINVRQRVLSKEAFDFWEIMRKNTEDIGGIFSPLPSLIKGNISPVDPKDPAAIGFVSMGKSSEKRHYINVDELRPWPVFIEDYARCEIFRDTIPPSDYELEFSSPNRLPVVQVNNDLIILGFQAAETRCADCTLRGTTVRPDFWED
- a CDS encoding TonB-dependent receptor, whose translation is MKRKFLLLIIVFGLFLPFAKGQVSKSNDAEKINGLFAGIPFTRFVQQIESSTSFRFYFSQNETADLQVNISAKENTLEQVLGGIFDNTEFKFVIDENKRVFITKEKPLNLTLPESFFKPILSENDLDSAQRLADVERTYSRNKLYVIGTSSSNKEAFLKGKVTGLETGNPVFGAVVFEKVNFTRAITNENGEFQIRLPVGRHSLFIQNLGGFVEQRQISLQGDGILDISIEENVISLSEVVVNSEKMANISRPEMGVQKLNIETMKRLPAVLGEVDIIRSILTLPGVQTVGEASVGFNVRGGAADQNLILFNHSTIYNPSHLFGIFSAFNPDVVESVDLYKAGIPTKYGGRLSSVLDVNAKYGNEEKIKVSGGIGLLTGRLTVEGPIGENTTFIVGGRATYSDWLLNVLEENTDFQNGRASFYDFNFNIAHKINPKNTIRLNSYLSSDDFSFDRDTLFQYQNQNVNLSWLHYFNEKMEMELVLGRDEYKYSIEGRENPPNSFDLGFDLRQDFVKANFVYEYDDRHKLNFGVHSIRYELNPGYLSPVGSESVVIGETVNTERALETSIHIGDDFDINDRISLNYGARYVFYQFLGPNTQRLYEPGQPISSSTLIGEKTFGRGETISTNHGPEFRISGRYILNNISSIKAGYNTSRQFIHLMTNNAAIAPTDTWKLSDPNILPQWGNQISVGYYRNLRIDKYEFSVETYHRSMQNLVDFRSGATLILNNAIEQQVLRTEGRAYGAEILLKKNTGKLNGWISYTYSRSLLRTAEDETAEKINDGNWYPNNFDQPHNAGLVGNYELSKRFSASLNANYSTGRPITLPVAKFDYGGSERVYFSDRNAYRIPDYFRVDLSFNIEGNHKIRKLAHSSWSVGVYNLLGRRNPYSVYYTPVNGILQGYQLSIFANPIPFITYNFRI
- a CDS encoding PAS domain-containing sensor histidine kinase gives rise to the protein MSSYQLEKEILNKLEIFFDISPDLFCIAGYDGYFKRINPAVSTLLGYSKEELFSSPINDFVHPEDKDITSKARKKLTKRQPLLNFENRYLTKNGETVWLSWTSMYLENEELIFAIAKDITLKKNLELERNLLLSNLTEINQKLKHLSYTVTHDLRAPVNNFLSIFKLLDSSKIEDAETLELLGMLKSSSDNLNETLNNYVDILYGEDKKNQDIEKINFGDSLNTVLKSIPSLIKNSGTKIKTNFEALKEIEFNSDYLGSIFLNLITNSIKYSKPGIAPEISITTLLSNGKKKLIFEDNGLGFDIDKVKDKIFGINQKFHHHLDSKGIGLYLIYNHIKSLGGAIRVESQVNVGTKFIITFKK
- a CDS encoding sugar phosphate isomerase/epimerase family protein, coding for MASRRNVIKTIGISAGAFLAPEILHASSDVKETQFSFCLNTSTIMGQKPGLKGYLDIAAKAGYDGVELWIRDIQEYLSSGNSLSELKKYISDSGLRFENAIGFAPWMVDDDEKRKAGFQQMEKEMELLAELGCTRIAAPAAGVNAPLDLFKAGERYKSLLDLGRKTGVMPQLEFWGAFPYFHHLGQVLMVAAVADDPDARILPDVYHLFRGGSGYDGLKMLNGNLIEIFHMNDFVDTIPREKQEDKDRVYPGDGAAPMKQILHDIRNSGGKKVLSLELFNQDYWKQDALQVARTGLSKMKKLVGEI